TGCACCTAAACAGACAGTAGTAACAGGTGTAGAGATGTTTAGAAAGACACTTGATGAAGCAGTTGCAGGTGACAACATTGGTGCACTATTACGTGGTATACAAAGAGAAGACATAGAGAGAGGTCAGGTACTTGCAAAGCCAGGTAGTATACATCCTCATACCCACTTTAAGGCAGAGGTATACGTATTAACCAAGGAAGAGGGAGGAAGACATACCCCATTCTTCAATGGATACAGACCCCAGTTTTATTTGAGAACAACAGACGTAACAGGAGTAATTGATCTGCCCGAGGGAGTAGAGATGGTAATGCCAGGAGATAATATTACCATGACAGTAAAATTAATAACTCCAATAGCAATAGAAGAAGGACTAAGATTTGCTATACGTGAAGGTGGAAGAACAGTAGGTGCAGGTGTAGTTGCCAGCATCATAGAATAATTTATAATAGCAGACATCCTTTGGATATCCAAAGGATGTCTGTGTATTCAAATGTTTTATATTGACAGCTATTTAGTTGTATGATAAATTATATTGTGTTACTTTGAATTGTGTAAGTGAGGTGTAGATGATGAGGGTGAAAGTTACCTTGGCTTGTACGGAGTGCAAACAGCGTAATTATGATACTATGAAAAATAAAAAAAATGACCCAGATAGACTAGAAATGCGTAAATATTGCAGATTCTGTGGGAAACATACTGTTCATAGGGAGACCAAATAAAGTGGTTAAGGATGTGAGTCACATGGCTGAAAAGGACAGCTCTAAAAAGGCTGCTCAAAAAGCTGGCAAACCTAAAAAGAAAAGAAGTATTGCTAAATTCTTTAGGGAAGTTTCATCTGAGATGAAAAAAGTATCCTGGCCTAGCTTTAAAGAGCTTACCAATTATACGGGTGTGGTAATTCTCTTTATATTGCTTTCTGCTGCTATAATTGGTGCCCTGGATTATGTAGTAGTTAAACTCTTAAGTCCATTGCTTAAGTAGTAATCTCGTAGAGAAGGAGGGGGGGGTCAGGTCAAAAATACTTGGCCCTTAGTTTATGTCAGATAAAGATGTACAAAATGTAGATGCTAAGTGGTATGTTATTCATACCTATTCAGGGTATGAAAACAAGGTTAAGGCAAACCTGGAAAAGACCATACAAAATCGTAATCTGGATGATATAATATTTGAAGTTGCAGTGCCATTAGAGGAACAGATAGAGATAAAAAATGGGAAGAAGAAGGCTGTACAAAGAAAAATATTTCCAGGTTATGTGTTGGTTAAGATGATAATGACGGATGAGTCGTGGTATATTGTCCGAAATACACGTGGTGTAACTGGGTTTGTGGGGCCGGGTTCAAAACCTATTCCTCTTACAGATGACGAGGTTAGAATGATGGGGGTAGAAGATATTCCTATTAAGCTGGATGCCGATGTGGGTGATAATGTCAGGGTAATTTCTGGTCCTTTGGAAAATTTCATAGGTGTAATAGAGGAAATAATTCCTGACAAACAAAAGGTAAGGGTTTCTGTTTCGATGTTTGGAAGGGATACCCCGGTTGAGTTGCAGTATGATCAAATTCAGAAGATATAGCATACTTAGTTGAAACAGTTGATAAAAGTTAAGGAGGTGTAAACATGGCAAAGAAGGTAACGGGTATAATAAAATTACAGATACCGGCCGGCAAAGCAACGCCAGCCCCGCCAGTTGGCCCTGCACTTGGTCAACATAGTGTTAATATTATGGGATTTTGTAAGGAGTTTAATGAAAGAACTGCAAAACAGGCAGGTATGATTATTCCTGTAGTTATAACAGTATATCAGGATAGATCATTCACATTTATTACCAAAACTCCTCCTGCAGCTATTTTGCTTAAAAAGGCAGCCGGTATTGATTTGGCTTCTGGAAGGCCAAATACTGAAAAAGTAGCTAAAGTAACTAAAAAGCAAGTTCAAGAAATTGCTGAAATAAAGATGCCCGATTTAAATGCCGCTAGTCTTGAAGCAGCTATGAGTATGGTTGCAGGTACAGCTAGGAGCATGGGTATTACTGTAGAAGAGTGACAAAAAAGTGGGAGGTAATTTTACCGATATGACCACAGAGGAGGTTTATAAATGAAAAGAGGAAAAAGGTATCAAGATGCTATTAAACTCATAGATCGTACAAAGTTATATGATCCTGAAGAGAGTATAAAACTTGTAAAAGAAACTGCCAAGGCTAAATTTGACGAAACAGTAGAGGTGTCCGTAAAATTGGGTGTAGATCCTCGCCATGCTGATCAGCAAGTTAGAGGTGCAGTAGTATTACCACATGGTACTGGACGAAAGATAAGCGTTTTAGTATTTGCTAAAGATGCAAAGGCTAAGGAAGCAGAGGAAGCCGGTGCTGATTATGTTGGCGCGGAAGAAATGGTTGCAAAGATACAAAATGAAAATTGGTTTGATTTTGATGTTTGTGTAGCTACTCCTGATATGATGGGTGTAGTAGGTAGAATAGGACGTATATTAGGTCCTAAGGGTTTGATGCCTAATCCAAAGTCCGGTACAGTTACTATGGATGTAGCAAAGGCAATACAGGATATTAAAGCTGGTAAAGTAGAGTATAGGGTTGATAAAGCTGGTATAATACACGTACCGATTGGTAAAGCTTCTTTTGATGAGCAAAAACTCTTGGAAAATTTTAGAGTGCTTATGGAAGCTATTATAAAGGCAAAACCAGCTGCTGCAAAAGGTACGTATATGAAGAATCTTGTTATATCTAGCAGTATGGGGCCTGGTATAAAGGTTAACCCTCTTAAATTTGTTTAAAAAATATAATAATATAATAGCTATCTACCGCAGACAGTAGGTGCCATTGGCTTAAATTAGAGATGCCTACCGAGGTCAGATTATGTATCCTAAAGTGGTATATTCTGCCCTCTTGCGGTTTGCGGGAGGGCTTTAATTATGCAAAAAGGAGGTGCTACATGGCATGGCAGTTAAACAGGAAAAGGTAGAGGCAGTGCAAGAGATAAAGCAAAAACTTTCAGAAAGCAGCAGTGCGATCTTAGTAGACTATCGTGGCTTGACTGTAGAAGAGGTTACTGAGCTTAGAAAAGAGTTTAGACAAGCCGGAGTTGATTATAAAGTATATAAAAATACTTTGATAAGTATCGCTGCCGAAGAATTAGGCTTAAATGATATTATGCCCCATTTGGCTGGACCTACAGCAATTGCATTTGGTGTTGAGGATCCAGTAGCTCCCGCCAAGATACTTACCGAGGCTATGAAAAAATATAAGAAGATGGAGTTTAAGGTAGGCGTAGTTGATGGCAAAATTATTGATGTGGAAGGCATAAAGGAATTGGCCAAATTGCCATCCAGAGAAGAGCTTATTGCAAAGATGCTTGGCAGCATGAATGCTCCTATTACCAATTTGGTGGGTGTATTGTCGGGCACTATGCGTGCATTGGTATATGCGCTTAATGGAGTTAAGGAAAAAAAGGCACAGGAAGCTTAACTAAAAAAATAAAAAATTTAAATTTTAAAAATTTTAGGAGGTATTTTAACATGACAAAACAGGAAATCATGGAAGCCATAAAGAATATGACTGTTCTAGAGTTATCAGAGTTAGTAAAGGATTTAGAGGAGGAGTTTGGTGTTAGTGCTGCTGCTCCTGTAGCTGTAGCTGCAGCTCCTGCCGGTGGCGCAGCTCCTGCAGAAGAAGAAAAAACTGAGTTTGATGTAGTTTTGACTGATATAGGAGATCAGAAGATAAAGGTTATTAAAGTTGTTAGAGAGATAACACAATTAGGTCTAAAGGAAGCAAAGGATTTAGTTGAAAGTGCACCAAAGGCTGTAAAGGAAGGCGTAAGCAAGCAGGACGCCGAAGAAATGAAGAAGAAATTCGAAGAAGTCGGTGCAAAAATAGAGATAAAATAAGCATGGGCTTGTTTGAAAGGCAAAAAGGGCTCTTTTCTGGGGCTCTTTTTGTTTTTTTATCACTTTATTTTTTAAAAATTCAAAATGCTATTGACATGTATCCTTTAGTATGTTAATATTATAAATTGCATTAGCGTATATTTATATGAGTGTTTTTGCGCGAAAACTTCATAGAAATTATGTAAAGAGCGGATAAAATGTAATAAAATTGGCAATACTAGTATGTAATATTATTTAGTATAAAATACCAAAAAAGCTCTAAAAAGACAGGGCTTTTTGGCTTTTTTTGTTTTATAATGCATGGGAAAAGCATTATTGTTTCTTCGAAAAAAGCTAGATCATAAGGCAAATAGCTTTTAATTAAGCTTTTTTATAAAACTTGAGGGGTGAGTTGTGCATGGTACATCCGGTAAAAATGGGAAAGCGTACGAGGATGAGCTATTCTAGAATTGATGAGGTTCTAGAGATACCCAATCTAATTGAGGTGCAAAAAAAATCTTATGAATGGTTTTTAAAGGAGGGTTTAAAAGAAGTATTTGACGACATTTCCCCTATAACGGACTATACCGAAAATCTCATACTGGAATTTGTAGATTACAAGCTAGATGATGAACCTAAGTATTCGGTAGATGAATGTAGGGAAAGGGATGCCAATTATTCGGCGCCCCTTCGGGCTAAAGTACGTCTTATAAACAAGGTTACGGGAGAGGTAAAAGAACAAGAAGTATTTATGGGTGATTTTCCTCTTATGACTGAACAGGGTACTTTTATCATAAATGGTGCAGAACGTGTTATAGTAAGCCAATTGGTTAGATCTCCAGGGGTCTATTATAACATGGAATTGGACAAAAATGGTAAAAAACTTTATTCAGCTACTGTTATTCCGAACAGAGGAGCATGGCTAGAATATGAGACCGATGCAAACGATATTATGTCGGTAAGGGTGGATCGTACAAGGAAGGTACCTATAACAGTACTTTTAAGGGCATTGGGATATGGGACTGATGCAGAAATAAAAGAATTGTTAGGAACGGAAACGCTGATACTTAACACTTTAGAGAAGGATAATACGTCATCCTATGAGGAAGGTCTTTTAGAAATATATAAGAGATTAAGACCAGGGGAGCCTCCTACAATAGACAGTGCAAAGCAGCTTATAAATTCTTTGTTTTTTGATGCAAAACGTTATGATTTAGCGAGGGTTGGTAGATACAAGTTTAATAAGAAATTAGCCCTCAGTTCAAGAATTGCCGGGCAAATAAGCTCCAACGATATTGTAAATCCCATTACCGGTGAAATATTGGTAAATAAAGGCGATAGAATAAGCCGTGAAGTTGCAAAGGAAATTCAGAATTGCGGTATAAATGAGGTGTTTATAACTATCGCTGAAGAAAAAGAGATAAAGCTAATAGGGAATAACTTCGTAGATGCAAAATATCACTTGGATTTTGATCCTACAGATATTGGCATAAATGAGAAGGTACATTACCCCACACTAAAAGAGATATTGGACCAAGGTTTGGATGGACAGGAACTTGTTGATGCCATCAAGTCAAGCATCCATCGTCTAATTCCAAAACATATACTTATAGATGATATTATAGCATCTATTAATTATAATATCCATCTATTAAATGGAATCGGCTATACAGATGATATTGATCATTTGGGTAATCGTCGATTGCGAGCGGTGGGGGAATTGCTGCAAAACCAATTTCGTATAGGTTTATCAAGGATGGAACGTGTGGTCAAAGAAAGAATGACCATACAAGATTTAGACGTGGTAACTCCCCAGGCTCTTATAAATATAAGGCCGGTAGTAGCGTCTATAAAGGAGTTTTTTGGCAGCAGTCAGTTGTCTCAATTTATGGACCAAACCAATCCATTAGCTGAACTAACTCATAAGCGAAGGTTAAGTGCCTTGGGCCCTGGGGGGCTTAGCCGTGAACGGGCAGGATTTGAAGTGCGTGACGTTCATCACTCACATTATGGTAGAATATGCCCTATAGAGACACCTGAAGGTCCTAATATAGGTCTTATAAACTCATTAAGCACATATGCCAGGATAAACGAATATGGATTTATAGAAGCACCATATAGACGCGTTAATCCAGAAACTAAAAAGGTAACAGATGAGATAGTGTATATGACTGCCGATGAAGAAGATGAGTATACAATAGCTCAAGGTAATGAACCGCTAACAGAAGAAGGACATTTTGTAGATGAAAGGGTTATGGCTCGGACACGGGATGATATCCATGAAGTACCTAGAGATAATGTAGATTTTATGGACGTATCACCAAAACAGGTAGTGTCTGTAGCAACTTCAATGATACCATTTCTGGAGAATGATGACGCAAACCGGGCCCTTATGGGTGCAAATATGCAGAGGCAGGCAGTACCACTAATAAAGCCTGAGGCGCCTATAGTGGGAACCGGGATAGAATACAAGGCAGCTATGGACTCTGGTGTAGTGCTATTATCTAAAGAAAGTGGTGTGGTTACCAAAGTATCTTCCCATTACATTACTATTAAATCGGATGATGGCAAGGTGCATACTTATAAACTTGCTAAGTTCATTCGTTCTAATCAGGGAACCTGCATAAATCAAAGGCCCATTGTTAAAGAAGGAGAAAGGGTAGAAAAGGGGAACGTAATAGCCGATGGTCCTTCTACTGATCTTGGTGAAATAGCATTGGGACGTAACATACTGATTGGGTTTATGCCTTGGGAAGGTTATAACTATGAAGATGCCATATTGATAAGCGAAAAATTAGTAAAGGATGATGTGTTTACATCCATCCATATAGAAGAGTATGATTCGGAAGCTAGGGATACAAAGCTAGGCCCTGAAGAGATCACTAGGGATATACCAAATGTTAGAGAAGATGCGTTAAAAGACTTGGATGAGCGTGGTATAATCCGCATTGGGGCAGAAGTAAGAGCAGGAGATATACTGGTGGGCAAAGTTACACCAAAGGGTGAAACTGAACTTACGGCTGAAGAGAGACTATTGCGTGCTATATTTGGTGAAAAGGCCAGGGAAGTAAGGGATACATCTCTTAGGGTTCCCCATGGAGAGGGAGGTATTATAGTTGATGTAAGGGTATTTACCCGTGAAAACTCTGATGAACTACCTCCAGGGGTAAATGAGCTTGTAAGGGTATATGTAGCCCAAAAGCGTAA
This region of Xylanivirga thermophila genomic DNA includes:
- the rplJ gene encoding 50S ribosomal protein L10; the protein is MAVKQEKVEAVQEIKQKLSESSSAILVDYRGLTVEEVTELRKEFRQAGVDYKVYKNTLISIAAEELGLNDIMPHLAGPTAIAFGVEDPVAPAKILTEAMKKYKKMEFKVGVVDGKIIDVEGIKELAKLPSREELIAKMLGSMNAPITNLVGVLSGTMRALVYALNGVKEKKAQEA
- the rplK gene encoding 50S ribosomal protein L11 gives rise to the protein MAKKVTGIIKLQIPAGKATPAPPVGPALGQHSVNIMGFCKEFNERTAKQAGMIIPVVITVYQDRSFTFITKTPPAAILLKKAAGIDLASGRPNTEKVAKVTKKQVQEIAEIKMPDLNAASLEAAMSMVAGTARSMGITVEE
- the rpmG gene encoding 50S ribosomal protein L33 — translated: MRVKVTLACTECKQRNYDTMKNKKNDPDRLEMRKYCRFCGKHTVHRETK
- the nusG gene encoding transcription termination/antitermination protein NusG, which gives rise to MSDKDVQNVDAKWYVIHTYSGYENKVKANLEKTIQNRNLDDIIFEVAVPLEEQIEIKNGKKKAVQRKIFPGYVLVKMIMTDESWYIVRNTRGVTGFVGPGSKPIPLTDDEVRMMGVEDIPIKLDADVGDNVRVISGPLENFIGVIEEIIPDKQKVRVSVSMFGRDTPVELQYDQIQKI
- the rplL gene encoding 50S ribosomal protein L7/L12, whose product is MTKQEIMEAIKNMTVLELSELVKDLEEEFGVSAAAPVAVAAAPAGGAAPAEEEKTEFDVVLTDIGDQKIKVIKVVREITQLGLKEAKDLVESAPKAVKEGVSKQDAEEMKKKFEEVGAKIEIK
- the rpoB gene encoding DNA-directed RNA polymerase subunit beta, which translates into the protein MVHPVKMGKRTRMSYSRIDEVLEIPNLIEVQKKSYEWFLKEGLKEVFDDISPITDYTENLILEFVDYKLDDEPKYSVDECRERDANYSAPLRAKVRLINKVTGEVKEQEVFMGDFPLMTEQGTFIINGAERVIVSQLVRSPGVYYNMELDKNGKKLYSATVIPNRGAWLEYETDANDIMSVRVDRTRKVPITVLLRALGYGTDAEIKELLGTETLILNTLEKDNTSSYEEGLLEIYKRLRPGEPPTIDSAKQLINSLFFDAKRYDLARVGRYKFNKKLALSSRIAGQISSNDIVNPITGEILVNKGDRISREVAKEIQNCGINEVFITIAEEKEIKLIGNNFVDAKYHLDFDPTDIGINEKVHYPTLKEILDQGLDGQELVDAIKSSIHRLIPKHILIDDIIASINYNIHLLNGIGYTDDIDHLGNRRLRAVGELLQNQFRIGLSRMERVVKERMTIQDLDVVTPQALINIRPVVASIKEFFGSSQLSQFMDQTNPLAELTHKRRLSALGPGGLSRERAGFEVRDVHHSHYGRICPIETPEGPNIGLINSLSTYARINEYGFIEAPYRRVNPETKKVTDEIVYMTADEEDEYTIAQGNEPLTEEGHFVDERVMARTRDDIHEVPRDNVDFMDVSPKQVVSVATSMIPFLENDDANRALMGANMQRQAVPLIKPEAPIVGTGIEYKAAMDSGVVLLSKESGVVTKVSSHYITIKSDDGKVHTYKLAKFIRSNQGTCINQRPIVKEGERVEKGNVIADGPSTDLGEIALGRNILIGFMPWEGYNYEDAILISEKLVKDDVFTSIHIEEYDSEARDTKLGPEEITRDIPNVREDALKDLDERGIIRIGAEVRAGDILVGKVTPKGETELTAEERLLRAIFGEKAREVRDTSLRVPHGEGGIIVDVRVFTRENSDELPPGVNELVRVYVAQKRKISVGDKMAGRHGNKGVISRILPEEDMPYLPDGTPLQIVLNPLGVPSRMNLGQVLEVHLGLAAKALGWHIATPVFDGASEIDIMNTLEKAGFSRTGKALLRDGRSGEPFENEVTVGYMYMIKLNHLVDDKIHARSTGPYSLVTQQPLGGKAQFGGQRFGEMEVWALEAYGAAHTLQEILTVKSDDVVGRVKTYEAIVKGENIPEPGVPESFKVLIKELQSLGLDVKVLSEQNEEIAIKENEEDDDASPLDINIDGREPGDDEDDEELNDLDLDIMDIGDDVEDDIDEKLLDDIDDFDDQDYDDDNE
- the rplA gene encoding 50S ribosomal protein L1, coding for MKRGKRYQDAIKLIDRTKLYDPEESIKLVKETAKAKFDETVEVSVKLGVDPRHADQQVRGAVVLPHGTGRKISVLVFAKDAKAKEAEEAGADYVGAEEMVAKIQNENWFDFDVCVATPDMMGVVGRIGRILGPKGLMPNPKSGTVTMDVAKAIQDIKAGKVEYRVDKAGIIHVPIGKASFDEQKLLENFRVLMEAIIKAKPAAAKGTYMKNLVISSSMGPGIKVNPLKFV
- a CDS encoding EF-Tu C-terminal domain-related protein, which produces APKQTVVTGVEMFRKTLDEAVAGDNIGALLRGIQREDIERGQVLAKPGSIHPHTHFKAEVYVLTKEEGGRHTPFFNGYRPQFYLRTTDVTGVIDLPEGVEMVMPGDNITMTVKLITPIAIEEGLRFAIREGGRTVGAGVVASIIE
- the secE gene encoding preprotein translocase subunit SecE; translation: MVKDVSHMAEKDSSKKAAQKAGKPKKKRSIAKFFREVSSEMKKVSWPSFKELTNYTGVVILFILLSAAIIGALDYVVVKLLSPLLK